In Mycoplasmopsis meleagridis, the genomic stretch AAATTAAAACGCTATAGAGAAATAGCTTCCTTACTATTAGAAAAAAAATTAGCCTATAAAGCGTACGATAACAATTATGAATTAGAACAACAAAAATTAGAATCAGATGCAAAAGGCATTCCTTCTTTTAGATATGACAGATTTTGGCTTAAAATAAGCGAAGAAGAAAAAATTAAAAGAGATAAAAATGGTGAGTTTTCAATTCGCTTTGCTATGCCAAAAAATAAAATATATAGTTGAAACGATATAGTAAGAGGACCTATTTCTTTTGAAAGTAAAGATATAGGAGATTGGGTTATATTAAAAAGCGATGGTTTTCCTACATATAATTTTGCAGTTGTAATAGATGATTTTGATATGCAAATAACTCACATTTTAAGAGGAGAAGAACATATCACTAACACTCCTAAACAACTAGCTATTTACGATGCATTAAATTGAGAAAGTCCAAAATTTGGACATATGACTATCATTACTAATATGGAAGGTAAAAAACTTTCTAAAAGAGATTTGTCGCTAAAACAATTTATTGAAGATTATCGTAATGAAGGCTATATGCCAGAAGGTATTTTTAATTTTCTTTCTCTTCTTGGTTGAACAGATGCTAATAGTAGAGAAATGATGACCAAAAATGAAATTATAGAAGCTTTTGATCCTTATAGATTAAGCAAAAGCCCTACAAAATTTGACATAGTTAAAATGCAATGATTTTCTAAACAATATTTTAAACTAGCAACAAACGAAAAATTATTAGAATTATTAGACTTGGAAAATAACGAATGAAATAATCTTTTTATCTCAACTTTTAAAGAAAATGTATATTCTCTAAATCAATTGAAAACGTTTTTAAATGATTATACAAACGTCAGCGAACAAAATAGCCCTATTCTTAATGAAAATGAATTAGATTTAGTAAAAACATTTAAAAAGATATTAAATGAAAAAACTTTCACCGTTGAAAATATTCAAGAAGCAATAAACCAAACTAGCTTAATAACAGATAAAAAAGGTAAAAATCTCTTTATGCCTATTAGATTAGCAACAACTTATTCTCAACATGGTCCTGAATTGGCAAAAGCTATTTATCTATTTGGTGAAAAAATAATTAAAGAAAGATTGAACAAATGAAAATAAAATTCCACTCAATTGCTGATCATTCTAACGGCAATGATAAAATAGAACCTATTATTATAGATTTTGAAATTGAAGCTACTTATGAATCATTTCAAGATGACGAAGGACAAATTTTTGACGTTTATTCTTTTATTGATCCTGGAAATAATTTTAAAACTAGACTAGAATTTGGTTTGACAAATATGAACATTTATACAGGAGAATATACTTTAAATATTAATACTTCAAAAGATGAATTTTGCGAAATTATCGATTCAAAAAATAACTTCAAATATCAATTAATCACTAGAGGACAATATATAGCT encodes the following:
- the gltX gene encoding glutamate--tRNA ligase; the protein is MKKVRTRYAPSPTGYLHIGGARTALFCYLFAKHFNGDFVFRLEDTDIKRNVEGGEKSQLDNLKWLGIIPDESPLNPNEKYGKYRQSEKLKRYREIASLLLEKKLAYKAYDNNYELEQQKLESDAKGIPSFRYDRFWLKISEEEKIKRDKNGEFSIRFAMPKNKIYSWNDIVRGPISFESKDIGDWVILKSDGFPTYNFAVVIDDFDMQITHILRGEEHITNTPKQLAIYDALNWESPKFGHMTIITNMEGKKLSKRDLSLKQFIEDYRNEGYMPEGIFNFLSLLGWTDANSREMMTKNEIIEAFDPYRLSKSPTKFDIVKMQWFSKQYFKLATNEKLLELLDLENNEWNNLFISTFKENVYSLNQLKTFLNDYTNVSEQNSPILNENELDLVKTFKKILNEKTFTVENIQEAINQTSLITDKKGKNLFMPIRLATTYSQHGPELAKAIYLFGEKIIKERLNKWK